In Spirosoma aureum, a single genomic region encodes these proteins:
- a CDS encoding HlyD family secretion protein translates to MKPFAILIITTAIGLASCQNNEPDYDASGNFEADEIIVSSQQNGQILTFSPNEGDVLKAGQTVGQIDVTSAKLQKEQVQASMQALRERTTSVRPQVELTQRQLAVQEAQLKQLVHERTRTENLIKADAATQKQLDDLNAQIDQLQKQLDVTRQQIRVAETNNASQNRGVLSEQGSLAKAAEQYEVQVQKGQIINPVKGTILTKYAFAGEMATLGKPLYRIANTDTLNLRAYITGTQLPKVKVDQPVTVRIDNGEKGFKEYPGTISWISTKSEFTPKTIQTKDERANLVYATKIRVKNDGYLKIGMYGEVILDSNKPKTN, encoded by the coding sequence ATGAAACCCTTTGCAATTCTAATTATTACAACGGCCATCGGGCTGGCATCATGTCAGAACAACGAGCCTGATTATGATGCATCCGGCAATTTTGAGGCTGATGAGATTATCGTGTCCTCCCAGCAGAACGGCCAGATTTTAACGTTTTCGCCTAATGAAGGCGATGTACTGAAAGCCGGTCAAACAGTTGGTCAGATTGATGTGACCTCCGCCAAACTTCAGAAAGAGCAGGTGCAGGCATCGATGCAGGCGCTGCGGGAGCGAACTACCAGTGTGCGGCCACAGGTCGAGCTAACCCAGCGGCAGCTCGCTGTTCAGGAAGCCCAGCTAAAGCAACTGGTGCACGAGCGAACACGAACCGAAAATCTGATCAAAGCGGATGCAGCTACCCAAAAGCAGTTAGACGACCTCAATGCCCAGATCGATCAGTTACAAAAACAGCTGGACGTAACCCGCCAGCAAATCAGGGTCGCCGAAACCAATAATGCGTCGCAAAACCGGGGCGTTTTGAGCGAACAGGGTTCTCTGGCAAAGGCCGCCGAACAATATGAAGTACAGGTGCAGAAAGGTCAGATTATTAATCCAGTGAAAGGGACGATACTGACCAAATATGCCTTTGCGGGCGAAATGGCCACGTTGGGTAAGCCGTTATACCGGATTGCCAACACCGACACCCTTAACCTTCGGGCCTACATTACGGGTACGCAACTCCCAAAGGTGAAGGTCGATCAGCCGGTTACGGTACGGATCGATAATGGCGAAAAAGGATTTAAAGAATATCCGGGTACAATTTCCTGGATTTCAACCAAATCGGAGTTTACGCCCAAGACAATTCAGACGAAGGATGAACGGGCCAATCTGGTTTATGCTACCAAAATACGGGTCAAAAATGACGGTTACCTCAAAATCGGTATGTATGGCGAAGTGATTCTGGATTCGAATAAACCCAAAACGAACTGA
- a CDS encoding TolC family protein, producing the protein MKKISMLIGLLTISVGLMAQVGQSLTIEDCYTLAKQNYPLIKQRALIQKTSAYSVENAAKGYLPQLTLSGQATYQNQTVDFSESALGAVIPPNIALPKISKDQYKVTGQVDQLIYDGGAIRYTQEARRTDAAIQEQNLEVSLYALRERVNQLFFGIALIDEQLKQTDLRKADIQSGVDKTQGALTNGTAFRSSLNELKAELIRADQATTELKASRRAYVTMLGALINQPLNDSTVFVRPQPITLSAQVNRPELTLYENQKRIYDVQEKQLQTAYRPKVSAFFQENYGRPTFNFINNTFDFFWIGGIRLNWALSSFYTTHRNDVQLLAINRQNVDIQRETFLFNTNLSMAQQSSDVQKYQDLIAQDNQIIDLRASVKNSANAQLQNGVITSHDYINQVNAENEARQNLILHQIQLLRAQYTHKNTSGN; encoded by the coding sequence ATGAAAAAGATAAGCATGTTGATAGGCTTGTTGACCATTTCGGTTGGCCTGATGGCTCAGGTGGGCCAGTCATTAACAATCGAGGATTGCTATACGCTGGCTAAACAGAACTATCCGCTCATTAAGCAGCGGGCGTTGATTCAGAAAACCAGCGCTTATTCGGTCGAGAATGCTGCGAAAGGATACCTGCCCCAACTGACGCTTTCGGGCCAGGCCACCTATCAAAACCAAACGGTTGATTTCTCCGAATCGGCACTGGGTGCTGTAATACCGCCCAATATTGCCCTGCCTAAAATCAGTAAGGATCAATATAAAGTCACCGGGCAGGTTGATCAGCTGATTTATGATGGTGGAGCGATCAGATACACCCAGGAGGCTCGCCGGACCGATGCTGCCATTCAGGAGCAAAATCTCGAGGTCAGTCTGTATGCGCTTCGGGAGCGGGTCAATCAATTGTTTTTTGGTATTGCCCTGATCGATGAGCAGCTCAAACAAACCGATTTACGAAAAGCCGATATTCAGAGTGGAGTCGATAAAACACAGGGCGCACTCACCAACGGAACTGCTTTCCGGAGTAGCCTGAATGAACTGAAAGCTGAGCTGATCCGGGCTGATCAGGCGACTACCGAACTGAAAGCCTCCCGGCGCGCCTACGTAACAATGCTGGGCGCTCTAATCAACCAGCCGCTGAACGACAGTACGGTATTTGTCAGGCCGCAGCCCATTACGCTTTCAGCTCAGGTAAACCGGCCGGAGCTAACGCTGTACGAAAATCAGAAACGGATTTATGACGTGCAGGAAAAGCAATTACAGACCGCTTACCGCCCAAAAGTCAGTGCTTTTTTTCAGGAAAACTATGGCCGCCCGACTTTCAATTTCATCAATAATACCTTTGATTTCTTCTGGATTGGGGGTATTCGGTTGAATTGGGCACTGAGTAGCTTCTATACCACGCACCGCAACGATGTGCAATTACTGGCAATCAATCGGCAAAACGTGGATATCCAACGGGAAACGTTTCTGTTCAATACCAACCTGTCGATGGCTCAGCAGAGCTCGGACGTGCAGAAATACCAGGATTTGATCGCTCAGGACAATCAGATTATTGACTTGCGGGCTTCCGTTAAGAACTCGGCCAATGCCCAATTGCAAAATGGTGTCATTACGTCCCACGATTACATCAATCAGGTGAATGCCGAAAACGAAGCCCGGCAAAACCTTATTCTACACCAAATTCAGCTACTACGGGCTCAGTATACTCATAAAAACACGTCCGGAAATTAA
- a CDS encoding TetR/AcrR family transcriptional regulator produces the protein MEKSANNALDGTTEERIKEVARKMFTQKGYAATRVKDIAEEAGMNIALLNYYFRSKEKLFDIIMAENIQQIAGSIKQIMMDPKTSLSEKVQKIVTFYIDLFTNEPELPLFVFREVTANPDKLVDIVGRKQIIQSYFFKQLQAELDAHEISMHPMQIMMSIMSLVVMPFIARPLVQVIANQEPAEFYALMQERKRLIPLWISAILKAS, from the coding sequence ATGGAGAAATCGGCCAATAACGCGCTGGACGGCACAACGGAAGAACGGATCAAGGAAGTGGCCCGTAAGATGTTTACGCAAAAGGGGTATGCCGCCACTCGTGTGAAAGATATTGCGGAGGAAGCCGGAATGAACATTGCGCTGCTCAATTACTACTTCCGGAGCAAAGAGAAACTGTTCGACATCATTATGGCGGAGAATATCCAGCAGATTGCAGGCTCCATTAAGCAGATTATGATGGATCCGAAAACGTCACTCAGCGAGAAAGTACAGAAGATCGTTACGTTTTATATTGACCTGTTTACGAATGAGCCCGAACTGCCGCTGTTTGTTTTCCGGGAAGTAACAGCGAATCCTGACAAACTGGTTGATATTGTGGGTAGAAAGCAGATCATACAGTCGTATTTTTTTAAGCAGTTACAGGCTGAACTGGATGCGCATGAAATCAGTATGCATCCAATGCAAATTATGATGAGCATCATGAGCCTGGTGGTAATGCCCTTTATTGCACGACCCCTGGTTCAGGTAATTGCCAATCAGGAACCGGCCGAGTTTTATGCCTTGATGCAGGAGCGTAAACGGTTGATACCCTTATGGATTAGCGCGATTTTAAAGGCCAGTTGA
- a CDS encoding FecR family protein: protein MTQLSRCEDFVADSYFRQWVKNPDEASTLYWESYLAEYPEKAEAIQQAIELVKQITDATSTLAHPIKGDDEERLWAAIRDQIELSHQPSTNPFTKIFRRNWRNWIAIAASIAIMMSLGWWWLRVHNAGNDQERFHELAQLDQSLIEQTNDTDRPRLIALPDGSTIILQKGSQVTFSKKFNGPNRAVYLIGEAYFEVAKDPSRPFLVHANGLLTKVLGTSFTIRAFADDKDVVVTVRSGRVAVFPQTDRQQLQKVSTPSLDGIVLTHNQQIVFARQQARLIRTRDVVAATPVFPKGLSTSSTNFIFNATPVSDVFHELEKVYGVTIRYDKNVLGNCRLTADLTDESLSEKLTIICKSIEAEYQMQQLAIAVSGPGCQP, encoded by the coding sequence ATGACCCAACTCTCTCGCTGTGAAGACTTTGTTGCTGACTCCTATTTTCGGCAATGGGTAAAGAATCCTGATGAAGCGTCAACGCTTTACTGGGAGTCCTATCTGGCCGAATACCCCGAAAAAGCAGAAGCCATACAACAGGCGATTGAACTGGTTAAACAAATTACCGACGCTACATCAACGCTCGCGCATCCAATTAAGGGCGACGACGAAGAACGACTTTGGGCAGCGATTCGGGATCAAATTGAGTTGTCACATCAGCCCTCAACGAACCCGTTCACAAAGATCTTCCGTCGGAATTGGCGCAATTGGATAGCCATTGCGGCATCCATCGCTATTATGATGAGCCTCGGTTGGTGGTGGCTACGCGTTCACAATGCGGGCAACGATCAGGAACGCTTTCACGAGTTAGCACAGTTGGATCAGTCGCTCATCGAGCAAACGAACGACACCGATAGGCCCCGCCTGATTGCGCTGCCAGATGGCAGTACGATTATTCTTCAGAAAGGCAGTCAAGTTACGTTTTCTAAAAAATTTAACGGTCCCAATCGGGCGGTCTATCTGATTGGTGAAGCCTATTTTGAAGTGGCCAAAGACCCATCACGCCCTTTTCTGGTGCACGCGAATGGCTTACTGACAAAAGTATTAGGCACCAGTTTTACCATTCGGGCCTTCGCCGACGATAAAGATGTGGTGGTTACGGTTCGGTCGGGCCGCGTCGCCGTTTTTCCGCAGACGGATAGGCAACAGCTGCAAAAAGTCAGTACGCCTTCGCTGGATGGAATCGTACTGACTCATAACCAGCAAATCGTTTTTGCCCGTCAGCAGGCCCGGCTTATTCGCACCCGGGATGTGGTTGCTGCGACACCCGTTTTTCCAAAAGGATTGTCAACCAGTTCAACCAATTTCATCTTCAATGCAACGCCGGTCAGCGACGTATTCCACGAACTGGAAAAAGTGTATGGAGTGACGATCAGGTACGATAAAAATGTGCTGGGCAACTGCCGGCTTACAGCCGATTTAACCGACGAATCGCTATCCGAAAAGCTAACGATTATCTGTAAAAGTATTGAAGCTGAGTACCAGATGCAGCAATTAGCCATTGCCGTTTCCGGGCCCGGCTGCCAGCCTTAA
- a CDS encoding RNA polymerase sigma factor encodes MPTSRIFDDDSGLWNAFQQGDIEAFEHIYRTHSSLLLAYGKRLCSDHDLINDVVQDVFLEIWTRRSTLRDLHTIKYYLFRIVRNKLSKIRMNAPLLATDGEDVIADDQLLSPSIEFLITQQETNNDQSARLQKAIVKLPSRQREAITLAFYHDFSNDEIAGIMGINHQSVINHLNRAIICLRDLFTSHPTALILIGLFL; translated from the coding sequence ATGCCTACAAGCAGGATATTCGACGATGACTCCGGTCTTTGGAATGCCTTTCAACAGGGAGACATCGAGGCTTTTGAGCATATTTACCGAACGCACTCGTCTTTATTACTGGCATATGGCAAACGTCTGTGCAGCGATCATGACCTGATCAACGACGTTGTGCAGGACGTTTTTCTGGAGATCTGGACTCGCCGGAGCACCCTGCGTGATTTGCATACGATCAAATATTACCTCTTCCGGATTGTGCGCAACAAGCTGTCAAAAATACGGATGAATGCACCACTCCTGGCTACTGACGGTGAAGATGTGATAGCCGATGACCAGCTACTTTCACCATCCATTGAATTTCTGATTACGCAACAGGAAACAAACAACGACCAGTCGGCCCGTCTTCAAAAAGCCATCGTAAAACTGCCTAGTCGCCAGCGGGAAGCTATTACGCTCGCCTTCTATCACGACTTCAGTAATGATGAGATTGCAGGCATTATGGGCATCAACCATCAGTCCGTTATCAATCACCTGAATCGGGCGATCATCTGTCTGCGGGATTTATTTACCAGCCACCCAACTGCACTTATACTGATTGGACTTTTTTTGTAG
- a CDS encoding gluconate:H+ symporter — protein sequence MPLLITTLAILVLIALISYVRLHTFLSFLVVSMGVGLALGMQPLPILESIQKGIGGTLGSILGIIALGAMLGKLVATSGAAQQIAVTMMSLVGTKHARWAFMVTGFIVGLPLFYSVGFMLLTPLVITVAYRYKLPALYIGLPMLASLSVTQGYLPPHPAPLAILKQFNADMGLTLFYGIIVSIPAILVSGALFGSTLRRYTTLPNKAFMAAELTDEQMPSVTASFLTVLLPILLIGLSTVFSPFLPEGSLSKQVLMTLGEPTVSMLLSVLVAIGTLGMQRGKSMLEITTLLADSVKEIAMLLLIFGGAGALKQVLTDGGVSQNIADLMQHSTLHPYVLAWSMAAIIRVCVGSSTVSGITTAGFMAPLLKASGVEPNLMVLSIGAGSMMFSHVNDTGFWLFREYFQLSMADTLKTWSVMETLVSVAGLAGVMALSLFIH from the coding sequence ATGCCCCTGCTGATCACAACCCTCGCCATCCTTGTTCTGATTGCTCTGATTTCGTACGTACGTTTACATACTTTCCTGTCTTTTCTGGTGGTGTCGATGGGCGTCGGCCTGGCGCTGGGAATGCAGCCACTCCCCATTCTGGAGTCGATTCAGAAGGGAATAGGTGGGACACTTGGCTCTATTCTGGGGATTATTGCGCTGGGGGCTATGTTGGGAAAACTCGTTGCAACAAGTGGTGCCGCTCAGCAGATTGCCGTCACAATGATGTCGCTGGTTGGCACAAAACATGCCCGCTGGGCCTTTATGGTTACAGGCTTTATTGTTGGCCTACCGCTATTTTACTCGGTTGGTTTTATGTTGCTGACTCCGTTGGTCATTACAGTTGCTTATCGATACAAACTGCCAGCGCTTTACATCGGCTTGCCAATGCTGGCTTCGCTGTCGGTTACGCAGGGATACTTACCTCCCCATCCGGCTCCACTGGCAATTCTTAAACAGTTCAATGCCGATATGGGATTGACGCTCTTTTACGGAATCATTGTTTCCATACCGGCTATTCTGGTTTCTGGTGCCTTGTTTGGGTCGACGCTTAGACGTTACACAACGCTGCCCAACAAAGCGTTTATGGCCGCTGAACTGACCGATGAACAGATGCCCTCAGTAACGGCCAGTTTCCTGACGGTTTTACTGCCGATTCTGCTAATTGGTTTGAGCACCGTTTTTAGTCCTTTTCTTCCCGAGGGTTCCCTGAGTAAGCAAGTGTTGATGACACTTGGCGAACCGACTGTGAGTATGCTGCTTTCGGTGCTGGTTGCGATTGGTACGCTGGGTATGCAGCGAGGTAAATCAATGCTGGAAATTACGACGCTTCTGGCCGATTCGGTGAAAGAAATAGCGATGCTCTTGCTGATTTTTGGCGGAGCTGGCGCGCTCAAACAGGTTCTGACAGATGGTGGTGTGAGCCAGAATATCGCCGATCTGATGCAGCATTCGACCCTACATCCGTATGTACTGGCCTGGAGCATGGCTGCGATCATTCGGGTGTGCGTTGGCTCATCAACCGTATCGGGCATTACAACCGCCGGATTTATGGCACCCCTATTGAAAGCATCCGGAGTTGAACCTAACCTGATGGTACTGAGCATTGGCGCCGGAAGTATGATGTTTTCGCACGTTAACGATACGGGTTTCTGGTTGTTTCGCGAATATTTTCAATTGTCAATGGCCGATACGTTGAAAACCTGGTCGGTCATGGAAACGCTGGTATCGGTGGCCGGATTGGCGGGCGTAATGGCACTAAGTCTGTTTATTCACTAG
- a CDS encoding ABC transporter ATP-binding protein, translated as MGGVTLMNLTKTYDSGKVLAVDEVSFSVEPGELFGLIGPDGAGKTSIFRILTTVLLADKGTATVDGYDVVKDYQAIRNTVGYMPGRFSLYQDLTVEENLTFFATLFGTTIQKNYALIKDIYEQIEPFKKRRAGKLSGGMKQKLALCCALIHKPTVLFLDEPTTGVDVVSRKEFWDMLKRLKQQGITILVSTPYMDEATLCERIALIQTGKILSIDTPENVINSYPGQLFAVKADSIHQLLNDIRQNSSIRSSYAFGEYLHVSFRQDNGQNAQTLLQYLEQKKHTGIEVKPIRPTIEDRFIELMTKQAD; from the coding sequence ATGGGGGGCGTGACGCTGATGAATCTGACAAAAACCTACGACAGCGGGAAAGTTCTGGCCGTTGATGAGGTTTCTTTTTCAGTAGAGCCGGGCGAACTTTTCGGATTGATCGGGCCCGATGGAGCCGGGAAAACCAGCATTTTTCGTATTCTGACAACGGTACTGCTGGCCGATAAAGGCACCGCAACCGTCGATGGGTACGATGTTGTGAAGGACTACCAGGCTATCCGGAACACCGTTGGCTACATGCCGGGACGTTTTTCGCTCTATCAGGACTTAACCGTTGAAGAAAACCTGACTTTTTTTGCGACCCTGTTCGGCACAACCATTCAGAAAAACTACGCCCTGATCAAAGACATTTACGAACAAATCGAACCGTTTAAAAAGCGCCGGGCAGGTAAGCTTTCGGGCGGAATGAAGCAGAAACTGGCTCTCTGCTGCGCACTGATCCATAAACCCACGGTCCTGTTTCTGGATGAACCGACGACCGGCGTAGATGTGGTTTCCCGCAAAGAATTCTGGGATATGCTGAAGCGTCTGAAACAACAGGGCATTACCATTCTGGTGTCAACGCCCTATATGGACGAAGCGACGCTTTGCGAACGAATTGCGCTGATTCAAACGGGTAAAATACTATCCATCGACACACCGGAAAACGTGATAAATTCTTATCCGGGGCAGCTATTCGCCGTTAAAGCAGATTCTATTCATCAGCTGTTGAACGACATCCGGCAGAATAGCTCAATACGAAGCAGTTACGCCTTTGGTGAGTATCTACACGTATCCTTCAGACAGGATAACGGCCAGAATGCGCAAACGTTGCTTCAATATCTTGAGCAAAAAAAGCATACCGGCATTGAGGTGAAACCCATCAGGCCCACCATTGAAGACCGATTCATCGAACTCATGACGAAACAGGCCGATTAA
- a CDS encoding TonB-dependent receptor, whose translation MNNPILSKFIGWNVMRLMLFQLLLAAIFSNVSLATDGNAQDVLNQKITLQIANKNISDVLTRIEKLTDVKFSYSPDLIQANRKVSVSAENETLAQVLSSLLGPLQLKYEMVGNRLILTRNASAQKKLSSLVDAAAIESAAPPITIRGRVFDESSKPLPGATILLKGTTSTGTVTDAEGVFTLNVPDGNGTLVVSSIGYTAKEVSINNQTTIDISLVPDVKSLNEVVVVGYGTQKRSDLTGSVGSVKSTELLERPAINVEQSLQGRIAGVNVSVNSGRPGGNTNIRIRGYSSINATNNPLYVVDGIIWAAGIDALNPADIESIDVLKDASATAIYGTRGANGVILVTTKRGRKGGAVSYDTYVSASRIARKRDVLNAKEFLALEDLAYQNVAKYDPAGWASGKYADKDPKIKRTALIGKLFDANLNPLYDVDWQDETTRTAISQNHNLGFTGGSDQTTYGLFLNYNDNQGIIKNTYLKRYSGRLVIDNQVKKWLKVGATLNYSYSEERRADEGVGGNNIPRMLIEMIPIVPIRYPDGTYGKRQDYPDMESGDNPVALANEDNRMYKKQVFGANTYANITLMPGLDFRTTFGANIASQYNPFSETNQVQLTRPFRGYAEIWSYDTKFLQWQNYLTYNKQIDASNSINVVAGAELQKYTYLQWFSGVESLPDNYYQYYNLGVSANPLPPTSSYNAYQMASYFARGNYNYKDKILVTATGRYDGSSRFGANNKYAFFPSAAVAWRLSQEDFLKNSHLISDLKVRASYGLTGNSEINSYQSLATLSTNTTVFGGQRASGTIIGTLANPNLRWEKTAQYDLGASVGFLKGRINLEADLYLKKTHDLLLSAPVPLSSGYASIYKNIGSMENRGLELSLNTINIDNKDFTWSTNFNISFLKNKVTALGDANDDIFPDPQFLNNTNILRVGESVGSFYGLVRTGTWGSAEADQAAKYGKKPGDLKFLDLNNDGQINDQDRVITGKGIPTGYGTFSNTLRYKGLDLTVDLQFSYGNDILNLTHHSALDRTGQANSYAEVLNGWTPTNQNTFIAEARPSYVYYDTKIDSYKVEDGSFLRGRNLVLGYTFPTDFVQRIKLSRLRVYASAQNFFVLTKYTGYDPEVSTYGNAFAQGIQFFDYPKAHVFTAGLNVSF comes from the coding sequence ATGAATAACCCCATACTCTCCAAGTTTATTGGATGGAACGTTATGCGATTAATGCTATTCCAGTTGCTGTTAGCCGCGATTTTTTCGAATGTCTCGCTGGCTACTGACGGCAACGCACAGGATGTGCTCAATCAGAAGATCACCTTACAGATTGCGAACAAAAACATAAGTGATGTTCTGACTCGAATTGAAAAGCTGACCGATGTAAAGTTTTCCTACAGCCCCGATTTGATCCAGGCAAATCGGAAGGTATCGGTGTCAGCCGAAAATGAAACACTGGCTCAGGTGCTTTCGTCGTTGCTTGGTCCCTTGCAACTTAAGTATGAAATGGTCGGTAACCGACTGATTCTGACACGAAACGCCAGCGCACAGAAAAAACTATCATCGTTAGTCGATGCAGCAGCCATCGAGTCGGCGGCTCCACCGATTACCATTCGGGGGCGAGTGTTTGACGAATCGAGCAAACCGCTTCCGGGCGCGACCATCCTGCTAAAAGGAACAACTTCAACGGGTACGGTAACCGATGCCGAAGGTGTTTTTACGCTGAATGTTCCCGACGGTAACGGAACGCTGGTAGTTTCATCGATTGGCTATACGGCGAAAGAAGTTTCCATCAACAATCAGACAACTATTGACATTTCGCTCGTGCCCGATGTTAAATCATTAAACGAAGTGGTTGTTGTGGGTTACGGAACCCAGAAACGGTCGGACTTAACCGGATCGGTCGGGAGTGTGAAAAGCACCGAGTTGCTGGAGCGCCCGGCCATTAACGTCGAGCAGAGTTTACAGGGTCGTATTGCAGGTGTCAACGTTTCGGTTAACTCAGGCCGCCCGGGTGGCAATACAAACATTCGGATTCGCGGCTACAGCTCGATCAACGCAACCAACAACCCTCTTTATGTGGTCGATGGAATCATTTGGGCTGCTGGTATCGACGCCCTGAACCCAGCCGATATTGAATCGATCGATGTGTTGAAAGATGCATCAGCAACGGCCATTTACGGAACAAGGGGCGCCAATGGTGTTATTCTGGTAACGACCAAACGGGGTCGGAAAGGTGGAGCCGTAAGTTACGATACCTACGTAAGTGCCAGCCGCATTGCCCGCAAACGCGATGTACTGAATGCCAAAGAATTTCTGGCCCTCGAAGATTTAGCCTACCAGAATGTAGCCAAGTACGACCCGGCGGGCTGGGCTAGTGGCAAATACGCCGATAAAGATCCAAAGATCAAACGGACTGCCCTGATCGGAAAACTGTTCGATGCAAACCTGAATCCGCTGTACGATGTCGACTGGCAGGATGAAACCACGCGCACAGCAATCAGTCAGAATCATAACCTGGGCTTTACGGGCGGCAGCGATCAGACGACATATGGGTTGTTTCTGAACTATAACGACAATCAGGGAATTATCAAAAACACGTATCTGAAGCGCTACAGTGGTCGGTTGGTTATCGACAACCAGGTCAAGAAGTGGCTGAAGGTCGGCGCTACGCTGAACTACAGTTATTCGGAAGAACGGCGGGCCGACGAAGGTGTTGGGGGCAACAACATTCCCCGGATGCTGATCGAAATGATTCCGATTGTTCCGATCCGTTATCCAGATGGCACCTACGGCAAGCGGCAGGATTATCCTGACATGGAAAGCGGAGACAATCCGGTAGCCCTGGCCAACGAAGACAACCGGATGTACAAGAAGCAGGTATTTGGTGCCAATACTTACGCCAATATTACGCTGATGCCGGGCCTGGACTTCCGCACTACGTTCGGAGCCAACATTGCCAGCCAGTACAATCCGTTCTCGGAAACCAACCAGGTTCAGCTGACTCGCCCGTTCCGGGGCTATGCCGAAATCTGGAGCTACGATACCAAGTTTTTGCAGTGGCAGAACTACCTGACCTACAACAAACAGATCGACGCATCAAACTCGATCAATGTTGTGGCGGGTGCCGAGTTGCAGAAATACACCTACCTGCAATGGTTTTCAGGGGTCGAAAGTCTGCCGGACAATTACTACCAATACTACAATCTGGGTGTAAGTGCCAACCCATTGCCGCCTACGTCGTCGTACAATGCCTACCAGATGGCATCTTACTTCGCTCGGGGCAACTACAACTACAAAGACAAAATTCTCGTAACGGCAACGGGTCGCTACGATGGTTCGTCTCGTTTCGGGGCCAACAACAAATATGCGTTTTTCCCATCGGCAGCGGTGGCCTGGAGGCTATCGCAGGAAGATTTCCTGAAAAACAGCCACCTCATCTCCGATCTGAAAGTACGCGCCAGCTACGGCTTGACGGGGAACTCAGAAATCAACTCGTACCAGTCGCTGGCAACGCTGAGCACCAATACAACGGTTTTCGGTGGGCAGCGTGCGTCGGGTACCATCATCGGTACGCTGGCCAACCCAAACCTGCGCTGGGAAAAAACGGCACAGTATGATCTGGGCGCATCGGTTGGCTTTCTGAAAGGACGCATTAACCTTGAAGCCGACCTGTATCTCAAAAAGACTCATGATCTGCTTCTATCGGCTCCTGTGCCCCTATCAAGCGGATATGCCAGCATCTACAAGAACATTGGCAGCATGGAGAACCGGGGTCTGGAGTTATCGCTGAACACGATCAACATCGACAACAAAGATTTCACCTGGTCGACGAACTTCAATATTTCGTTCCTGAAGAATAAAGTTACGGCACTGGGCGACGCGAACGACGACATTTTCCCGGACCCACAGTTTCTCAACAACACGAACATTCTGCGGGTTGGCGAATCGGTCGGCTCGTTCTACGGTCTGGTTCGGACAGGCACCTGGGGATCGGCAGAAGCCGATCAGGCGGCTAAATACGGCAAGAAACCGGGCGACCTGAAATTCCTGGATCTGAACAATGACGGCCAGATCAATGATCAGGATCGCGTCATTACCGGCAAAGGTATTCCAACTGGCTACGGTACATTCAGTAACACGCTGCGTTACAAGGGACTTGACCTGACGGTCGATCTTCAGTTCTCGTACGGCAACGATATTTTAAACCTGACGCATCACTCGGCACTCGACCGCACGGGACAGGCCAACAGTTATGCCGAAGTACTAAATGGCTGGACGCCAACCAACCAGAACACGTTCATTGCCGAAGCGCGGCCGTCGTATGTGTATTACGATACAAAGATCGATTCGTATAAAGTGGAAGATGGGTCGTTTCTGCGGGGGCGTAACCTGGTGTTGGGCTATACATTTCCAACTGACTTCGTACAGCGGATCAAGCTAAGCCGTCTGCGGGTGTATGCATCGGCGCAGAACTTCTTTGTGCTGACGAAATATACAGGCTACGATCCGGAAGTAAGTACCTACGGCAACGCCTTTGCGCAGGGCATTCAGTTCTTCGACTATCCGAAAGCACACGTGTTCACGGCCGGTCTGAACGTTTCTTTCTAA